The DNA window TTGGAACTCAAATACAAGCAGAACAAAACTAGGGGCGGTTTCACTTTTGACCTATTGTTTGGAAGTAAGTTGGAACCAAATTAGGCCACTGTCCAAATAATAGTTTAATAATATTTCCTTTCTAGTCACTCTTTTTTAACGACActtcctaatttttttttaaattaacacaTTCTTGGATCTTATTTGTAATTTGtaagataaaaaaataatgtCATTTTTGGTCTTTaatgtaataaataataaaaataatgttattttttgtatttgCAATGTTATTTTTTGTAATTGTAAATTTGTAATGTAGGATAACAATGAGTCCAATTTGGGAGTGGTTATTACTTGTTCTTATTCCTGCAATTTGACAAAAATACTTATTTATATTGGTACCTATGCAAATAACAATTTTAATATTGATATCTTGTAAATATTTAAGTATATATGTTCGTTCTTGTCTCGTATAGAAATTAGAAATAGTTGTTGACAAAGTGAGATAGAGTTTAAGTACGGTCCGATAAAGAGAAGCAGAGTGGAGTTGCAAGGCTTGCATTCAAATATTTAAGTCAATCAATAAATGAGAAGTAAtttgaatgtgagaatgaataaaATACGCTGATCTAACATATGCAAGGTTTTATATAATTTAAGGGGTTAGAATTACATTCGCTTAATCAAACATTTCACGTGAATTTACGTCAAATTAAATCTAACAGTAGAAAGTTGGCATGAGATCGAAATTACGTGTTTTGTACTTGTGCAAAATCGCACATATTCCTCACGCCTTTTCTCATGGTACTTGCGATTGGAATTAATGTGCGGAGCTTGATGACTTCTCGACAAATGTACCAATAATGTCAAAGTAATACCCAATTAATATGCGGGGCTTGATGACTTCTCGACAAATGTACCAATAATGTCAAAGTAATAAGAAGATCAAATCCATATGATTGCTAGTTAACAAGACAATAAACCTGCAATGTTTAGAAAATACTAAATGGAGGggagattttgagttttaggttcTGTTTGGCAAACCCTATTTTGAGCTTATAGCCTATAAGCTTGTATGATAATAGAATACCTGTTTGGTAACAATCTTTTTATCACaagtttataacttattttactaacttaaaaCCTATTGTCTaaacgctattttaaatagtgttttagcttatagcttataacttttcattttttcttcaattattatccttataaattttaattctatatttaattattaattaattttgttatgtcattttacatttatcagctagttaaaccgctaattttatcaaacactttaatTAGTTTATCGGCTATCAATCATCAGCCATCaactataaactataagctatcaaCCATAAATTATAAGCTATCAACTAACTTATCACctaaccgctaattttaccaaacaaaaccttaatgcaaaaaaaaattaaagtgttCTGTCAATAATACGAAGGTGGTAAGGTTTTGTATAGAATCCTCTATTTTTCTACTATTCGTGTTCGATGTATTGCATAAATGATATCATTGCTATAATTTCACAGCAAACTAACAAAACCGCTAtatttaggggtgttcaaaaaaaccatgaactaaacttatattttattaatggttCAACAACCGAACCGTTAAGCAATTAATCAATCTCTAATTAATTCCAAACCGAACCGTTTGGTACTTTAGTttctaaattgattttttttaaaataataaattaaaaattttgtttttttaaaaataaaaaatagttatttcaaaaataaaaaaatcgatgttttacaaaaaataaagaagtcattttttttgaaaatataaatgtCGATATTTTTCGAAAAATAACAAAAttcaatttttccaaaaaaaaataaaaaagttaatttctccaaaaataaaaacatcaatttttttccaaaaatagaaaggtgatttttttgaaaaatataaaaaagtcgATTTTTTACGAAAAATAACAAGTAGATTTCTCCGAAAATAAAAACGTCgattttttctgataaattagaaaagttgatttttttttaaaataacaaaaaatccaTTTTTCCGAAGTAAATAAAAtcgatatttttcaaaaataaaagtcGTTTTctcacaaaaaattaaaaaaacgttGATTTATtcctgaaaattaaaaaatttaatttttttgaaaataagaaaaaaaatcaatttttctgTAGATTAGAAAAGtcgatttttttcgaaaatacaaaaGGTCATTTTTTTTCGTAAATtagaaaagtcatttttttcgaaaataaaaaaattgacttttcctaaaaataagaaaaattgtttttttttttgtaaatttgaaaagacaaattttttcgaaaataaaaaaaatgtcgatatttttcaaaaataaaaaatcaagttttttgtaaaaaaaaaatcatttctttcgaaaataaaaaaacaagttttttgtaaaaaaatatcatttttttggaaaacaaaaagttggtttttttcaaaactattttttttttcaaatggttTAAATCAGTTCGGGTGACTTTATATAATAATTTGGTATAGTTAGGTTCAGTTTTCTTAgggcatctccaatggtgcaacttacatttgagttttttatgagacccactaagccacatcatattaaaagaatttatttaattttaactttaataaaaatctgatatgggtcccacaactttacctcataacttgatttgattgggtactacaatcttttagttgttgcattgcaatgcaactctattatcacatgacaaattttttaaatatttaattattaaattaatggtacaGATGGATAACTCAATAGAAGAAACTACTATTGAAGATGATCTTGTGTACCCTAAACAACTCTAGCTATATCAATTATCTCTATCTCTTTCAGCTTGcaaataaaaaaaacagaatCGCAACCAACTAATTTGAGGTTTTATATGAATATAATGTGAACATACTTGATTATTTAACTACAGTATTTCTTTTTTGATGAAAAGATTCAAGCATAGCAGCACAacctgttaagaagtgtggttaggcctaactcaaccctacaaaaccggcttgtagggtgaggattgccccacttataaggacatgttcaggccatatattgtccgatgtgggactcttaacacaccccctcacgcccaggactagacaactggagcgtggaaataaatggtgggtggcccgatagcggaaaccatagaaggtggcccaccggatcttaaacgaggctctgataccatgttaagaagtgtggttggacctaactcaaccctacaagcCCGGTTttatagggttgagttaggcccaaccacacttcttaacatggtatcaagagcctcgtttaagatccggtgggccaccttctatggtttccgctatcgggccacccaccgttcatttccacgctccagttgtctagtcctgggcgtgagggggtgtgttaagagtcccacatcggacaatatatggcctaaacatgtccttataagtgggggcaatcctcaccctacaagccggttttgtagggttgagttaggcccaaccacacttcttaacacaaCCGAACAGAGGAATGGCTAAAAAACTCCGGAGATATGTAATTTTTGCTGCTAACATATGTATAATTAAATTAACATCAAGGATTAATATTCCTCTTCTCATAATCCTAAATTTTCCCACAACACAATTTCTTTGAGAGATTCAATTTAGGGACTAATATGGAATATAAAGTATAAACAAACAAAATCTAGATTTTCACTTTTCTTGGTCACACAATCATTACAATACAATATTAAAATCTTGCAGTACTAGGACCCCAGCAATTCAACTCCATGACTTTGTTCATAGATTCTTCCTTTGTTCTTTTCACCTTTTTGGAAACAGCAGAAGAAGCAGATGATGACAATTTCTTAGCTTGAGTATATGATCTGATATTGTTCTTAGCATGTTGATGAAGTGATCTAAAAGCATAGTTCCACCTGCATACGCCAAGCTGGTCTTTTAATGCCTCCACTGCTCCTATGCTTGATGCTACTACCCATGCTTTTGTTGCAGCTGCACTCATCTTTGTATTGTAACTTTGATGAAACTTGAACTTGTTTTAATGTGTGATGATGATGTGTTAGTGCTTATGAATTCATAGTATATATACCAGGTTGGTTGAGTGATTTTGAATTGTGGAAATTAATCACAAATTGCCAAACTAGTGGTTTGTTCGGTTGGAAGTAAATACAAGCAGACAAAAACTAGGGGCGGTTTCACTTTCACCAATTGTATGTAACGGAAACCTGCCAATTTCTCAATGTCTACGCGGTGCTATATGTCCGGTTTCCTAACTTTATTCATTGTATTGTCTATTTCATAATTTAATAGTATAAAATTTAGGTGATTCATAGGAGAGAAATGTTTGATTCTTCCAAAAAAAGTTTGATCATGTGctctcttgaaaaaaaaaaaagaaatatttttgacaGGAAAAAGAGGAGAGAATACTTTTGGTTGAGAAAGTGTCAattgttttgaaagaaaatgaaacttaaaataagaaagaaaaggaaactaGTGGTTTTTTATTTAGAAAGGAAGGTTCGAGAGAAAGAAGTAGGATAGATTAAtagaatttataaattttttttgtagttgtttttag is part of the Vicia villosa cultivar HV-30 ecotype Madison, WI linkage group LG2, Vvil1.0, whole genome shotgun sequence genome and encodes:
- the LOC131648021 gene encoding uncharacterized protein LOC131648021, whose amino-acid sequence is MSAAATKAWVVASSIGAVEALKDQLGVCRWNYAFRSLHQHAKNNIRSYTQAKKLSSSASSAVSKKVKRTKEESMNKVMELNCWGPSTARF